From the Congzhengia minquanensis genome, the window TGCTCTCCATTTACAAACAGGGCATTGCTTCCAATGGTCAGGCTCACCTGCGTTTCCTGCCGCTCGGCAGTAACCGTTTTTGTGTCCGCGTTCCAGTTAACCTGTGCGCCCAGCGCCTCAAAAATGGCTCTCAGCGGCACCAGCGTTCGATCGTCAATAATCCGCGGGCGGGCGTCAAACTTCACTCTTTCGCCGTTTACAGTCACCGCAATGTCGTTTTCAAAAGGAACGGTGCTCACAAAACCGTTTTTCCCCACATAAAAATCGTAGAAAAACGTCTCATAGGTGTTCGCGCAGGAAATTGCCACGCCCAGAGTGTGCTTTCCCGGCGTAAGGCTGCCGACATCTACCCGCGCCCGAAACGGAAGCGCTTCCTCTGACGGAATGTGCCCGCCGTCGATGGTGTAAGACACAGAAACCGGCTCCTGCGTAGGATATGACGCATATACCGAAAGATTTAAGCTGTCTAACGATTCGTTAATGGTAGAAAATCTTGTATAGCCCCGTGTGCTCCCCGTAACAGAAGACTGAAGCGCCACATTCTGAGCCACCGCCTGCCTGTAGGCCTCGCTCAAAGCGGCGTTTCCTGTCAGGCTAAAGTCCTTCTCCATATCTTTGTTAAAATACATTACGCCCTTTACCTGGGGATAAACCATGGTGACGTAGGAATAAAATTCTTTCAGTTTCCGAACCGCATGCTCCTCCGTCTGGTTTCCAGCAGGGTCATTATAGGCAAAACCGCACTCGCTGATTAAAATCGGCTTGTTTGCGCTCACCGTTTCAATCACTTCCCGCACCTTAACCAGGGGATTGTCAAACAGGCCCCGGCAATAAAAAGCGTCTACTCCGTCTCCAGGCGCAAAGGTTGCGTTGGGGTCTAAATTGTCATACATGGAAAGACCAATCCAGTCCACATATTCGTCACCGGGATAAAACTCCCGGGCGCTGGTGTTCCAGTTGGAAATATCGTTTGGCGAAAACAGCATTGCCGCATTTGGCGCATATTGCCGCGCAAAATCTGACACCCTGCGAAACGCCTTTTGAAAGGTTTCAATAAAATATCTTCTGCTTTCTGCGTCCTCCGGAATGTCCCAGCAGTTGGCCTCTGCGGCGAACCGCAAAAGCACCGGCCTGCCGTCTGATGCAATGAATTTTAAGTTTTCAATCATATAGCTGTCGCTTTCACCGCTTGCCACACGCTCTAAGCTCTCTAAATTTTCCGGCACGTTCCAGGCAATTTCCACCGGAATGGATTTATCCCCCGGCAGGAGGTAAGAAAACATCTCCACCGTCTGTGAAAAATATTCCACATATAAAAGGAAAGCGGTTTCATCCGGTGTGAACGGGTCACAGGTGCCGAAAAACACGCCGTTTGCCGGCTCATGCTTTGCACCGAAATGGGGTACGTCCGCCGGATACT encodes:
- a CDS encoding stalk domain-containing protein encodes the protein MKKLTALVLSVLLLFGTAPLAFAQDHVQAYWPLHDEYNAALSSGDADRIIQAVKAIEALYAQPQNKSQRSAVTWGQQKCAQLYEQNGDFVNAKAYYEKFLENVTWLNNNGENYADSIKTTKAILNHLSLAPQVYVEAEYPADVPHFGAKHEPANGVFFGTCDPFTPDETAFLLYVEYFSQTVEMFSYLLPGDKSIPVEIAWNVPENLESLERVASGESDSYMIENLKFIASDGRPVLLRFAAEANCWDIPEDAESRRYFIETFQKAFRRVSDFARQYAPNAAMLFSPNDISNWNTSAREFYPGDEYVDWIGLSMYDNLDPNATFAPGDGVDAFYCRGLFDNPLVKVREVIETVSANKPILISECGFAYNDPAGNQTEEHAVRKLKEFYSYVTMVYPQVKGVMYFNKDMEKDFSLTGNAALSEAYRQAVAQNVALQSSVTGSTRGYTRFSTINESLDSLNLSVYASYPTQEPVSVSYTIDGGHIPSEEALPFRARVDVGSLTPGKHTLGVAISCANTYETFFYDFYVGKNGFVSTVPFENDIAVTVNGERVKFDARPRIIDDRTLVPLRAIFEALGAQVNWNADTKTVTAERQETQVSLTIGSNALFVNGEQKTLDVPAQIIQDRTLVPVRAIAESFRCIVDWDGERQMVMVTEN